A single genomic interval of Macadamia integrifolia cultivar HAES 741 unplaced genomic scaffold, SCU_Mint_v3 scaffold1963, whole genome shotgun sequence harbors:
- the LOC122065288 gene encoding wall-associated receptor kinase 2-like — protein sequence MFLNLLILLPLLSFLSSWPIAMVASPLSLPGCKDKCGNVSIPYPFGVEEGCFRDMNYLVRCEAQNDSSPKAYAGTGNLEVLVVSLDGKAKFNIDFYASECFDSTSGVIETAYDYWLDLRASPYWFSATDNKFIAIGCDTLAYISEYTDNDFTTGCVSVCSNSNSVRSDGSCSGIGCCQTPIPWGLKRFNVSLTSFFNHTRSGSFNPCSFAFLAEQDWFTFSLSDISALSLQSSNIPVVMEWAIDNQTCEEAKQDTKSYACGPNSNCSDSTNGPGYRCYCKDGFEGNPYLPHGCQDINECEKGQNNGCYNESAICNNTVGSYSCYCPIGYHGDGWKNGTRCTKDLKGFPLIKVIAGAGISFIFVLVCIYFAYWGIQRRRIVKRREKFFQQNGGLLLRQQISSRRGITDNAGIFTVEELNKATNNFDENQILGQGAYGTVFRGILSSKDVAIKKSNVMDKSQIIQFINEVDILSQINHRNVVKLLGCCLETEVPLLVYEFISNGTLFQHIHNENQVVSISWRNRLRIAAETAGALGYLHFAHSIPILHRDVKSSNILLDDSYMAKVSDFGASRLAPLDQTQAPTLVQGTLGYLDPECFHTGQLTDKSDVYSFGVVLAELLTGQKPIILKGPEERKSLAMNFVSSLKDNNLFQILDYQVLCEGNKEQLVAVAELARRCLKLKGEDRPTMKEVATELDSLRKLYEHPWLQHNHEETQSLLGGPSTSSIIDVTGQESLGDSFMLPLEIAR from the exons ATGTTTTTGAATCTTCTGATATTGCTTCCACTGCTTAGTTTTCTGTCATCATGGCCAATAGCTATGGTGGCTTCACCCCTATCGTTGCCTGGTTGCAAGGATAAATGCGGAAATGTGAGCATCCCCTACCCATTTGGTGTTGAAGAAGGATGCTTCAGGGATATGAATTATCTTGTACGTTGCGAGGCCCAGAATGACAGCAGCCCGAAAGCTTACGCAGGAACTGGCAACCTTGAGGTACTTGTGGTATCATTGGATGGTAAAGCTAAATTCAACATCGACTTTTATGCTTCTGAATGCTTCGATTCTACTAGTGGAGTAATAGAAACAGCTTATGATTATTGGTTGGATCTGAGAGCATCGCCCTACTGGTTCTCAGCAACCGACAACAAATTTATAGCCATTGGCTGTGACACGCTTGCCTACATTAGCGAGTACACGGACAATGACTTCACCACTGGGTGCGTGTCTGTGTGCAGTAACTCTAATAGTGTGAGGAGCGACGGATCGTGCTCTGGAATTGGTTGTTGCCAAACCCCAATCCCTTGGGGGCTCAAACGTTTCAACGTGAGTCTTACAAGTTTCTTTAATCATACGAGGAGCGGTTCGTTCAATCCTTGCAGTTTTGCTTTCTTGGCTGAGCAAGACTGGTTCACCTTCAGTTTATCAGATATCTCGGCTCTCAGCCTCCAGAGCTCAAATATTCCGGTGGTGATGGAATGGGCAATTGATAATCAGACATGCGAAGAAGCGAAACAAGATACAAAATCTTATGCGTGCGGTCCAAATAGCAATTGCTCTGATTCAACCAATGGCCCTGGCTATAGGTGTTATTGCAAAGATGGTTTTGAAGGGAACCCTTATCTTCCTCACGGATGCCAAG ACATAAATGAATGTGAAAAAGGACAAAATAATGGATGCTATAACGAGAGTGCTATTTGCAATAATACTGTGGGAAGTTATAGCTGCTATTGTCCAATAGGCTACCATGGGGATGGTTGGAAAAATGGGACTCGCTGTActaaggacctcaaaggctttCCGTTGATAAAAGTTATTGCAG GTGCTGGTATAAGCTTTATATTTGTACTTGTCTGTATTTATTTTGCATATTGGGgaatccaaagaagaagaattgtcAAACGTAGAGAAAAATTCTTTCAACAAAATGGAGGTTTGCTATTGCGGCAACAAATTTCTTCACGTAGAGGTATCACAGATAATGCTGGTATATTTACCGTAGAAGAGCTCAACAAGGCAACCAACAACTTTGATGAGAACCAGATACTTGGCCAAGGAGCATATGGTACAGTTTTTAGAGGAATCTTAAGCAGCAAAGATGTGGCAATTAAGAAATCCAATGTAATGGATAAAAGCCAAATCATACAGTTTATCAACGAAGTTGATATCCTTTCTCAAATCAACCATAGAAATGTGGTGAAGCTCTTGGGTTGTTGTTTAGAAACAGAGGTTCCATTGTTGGTTTATGAGTTTATCTCTAATGGAACCCTCTTTCAACATATCCATAATGAGAATCAGGTAGTGTCTATTTCATGGAGAAACCGTTTGAGAATTGCCGCTGAGACAGCTGGTGCACTAGGGTATTTGCACTTTGCTCATTCAATACCAATCCTCCATAGGGATGTTAAGTCTTCTAATATACTTCTTGATGATAGTTACATGGCTAAGGTATCTGATTTTGGAGCTTCAAGGTTGGCTCCTTTGGATCAAACTCAAGCACCAACATTAGTTCAAGGGACCTTAGGTTATCTGGACCCAGAATGCTTTCACACAGGTCAACTAACTgataagagtgatgtttatagcTTTGGTGTTGTCCTTGCTGAGCTTTTGACTGGGCAAAAGCCGATTATAttaaagggacctgaggaacgTAAAAGCCTTGCCAtgaattttgtttcttcattgaAAGATAACAATCTTTTTCAGATTCTTGATTACCAAGTGTTATGTGAGGGAAATAAAGAGCAATTAGTTGCAGTTGCTGAGCTTGCTAGAAGATGCCTGAAGCTTAAAGGAGAAGATAGGCCCACAATGAAGGAAGTTGCAACGGAGCTTGATTCACTAAGAAAGTTATATGAGCACCCATGGCTACAACATAACCATGAGGAAACTCAAAGCCTTCTAGGTGGACCATCAACAAGTTCTATTATCGATGTGACTGGTCAAGAATCTTTAGGGGATTCTTTCATGTTACCGCTAGAGATTGCTCGTTGA